A window of Cervus elaphus chromosome 23, mCerEla1.1, whole genome shotgun sequence genomic DNA:
TCTGACATTTGGGTACTTACATTAAACTTTGCTTCTTAACAGATATGAGGAAAGCGCTATCCAGGGACACTGAGAAGAAGTCCATCATACCATTACCTCATCCTGTGAGGCCAGAAGACATTGAATAACCATGAGCAGTGGTTCTTAGGCTGATGATGCTCCAGATAGAATTATGGACAATATTTTTTCATTAGATGACCTTGGAGCTCTATTAGGAGAGAAGGGGATCGTTTAACTCTTAAAGACTTCAAGAAAATACAGGTTATCAACTTATTTTAAGTCATCTTGTTTCCTGTTAGCAATATCATACTTTCTAAAGCTGTTCACTGTAATAAAATCCAACCAAAAAAGGCAGCTAGGTGAGAAGGAAACCTTCCACTGTCATGGCTAATAACACACTGTTCACAGTGTGCTAGGGAAAACGATTGCTCTAGTCTCCCCCTAAATTCTGTGCCTGAGAACCACTGCTGcatatacagtttttattttgtattgaactTAAGCTTTAAAAGCATATATGAAATGTATAGATCTAAGATGTATAATAAAATGCACTGTTGACTCTATGAATGTTTTCTGGAAGTTTGATGGTCATTTGTAAACCCAAAGTTAGCAGGATTGAGAAAGGTCATCATTTAGGGTTTGTTTGTCACATTTTTCATTTACATACAAAGCATTGTTTAAATGCTTCCGTGACAGCCCCTGCCTGGCACACTTAAGCTTCCTGCTTACTGCAGACTAAGGTCTTCCCAGATACTTGTTTCCACACTGCCGGTCTCAGGTCTTTCCTCTGTCTAGTTTCACAATACTATATTCCTGCCTTTCAGAATACAAAAAGATGATAAAGGGAGAACAGAGcctaacttctttaaaaaaaaaaaaaaaaaaacaaaaggccaaACGATTAGATCACAGGCTAGCCACTTATTTTCATGTGTCGTTTTCATCACTTGTAATACCATTGACTAAAAGtagctaaataaaatgaaaaagaatcacaAATGATTGTTAACACCCTTTACTTTTGAAAGGACTTATTTTGGTGAAGATGAGAGAGAAGTGATACTCTCCCAAGACACTAACTTTTTCTTTCAAGCATTTTACACAGGCATGGTATGTGcctgcaaacagtgatagtttaCACAAGAACTTGgctggttttttttcctttcacacatGTGCAACACAAACATGATTCTGATTCATCACTTACAGAGCATCTGGCCTGTTTTCATCTCACCCGTGGCCCTGTGCAACTTAGCCAGTTCAGAACATGGTGCTCCTCTGAAGCCCCTGCTCAGACCTCGGGACTCAGAGCCTATGGCTCCAGCAGCCAATGCCAGTCTGGTGACCGAAGCAGTGAGGTGGAGAACAGGCTGCTTTTACCTGCTGGTCCTATTTCTTTCTGCTCTCAAACACTCCTATTTTCAAGATAGAATTTAACACCGTAACAACTAGCTTTTACTCCCTTGGGTGACTGACATACTTGAAAATGTAATCATACATTTGCCCAAGTAAATTTGCTAATTGTccttacaggtgaagaaacagatATGCTTCCAGCCAAATAACCTTGGCagtgaacaacaaaaaaacaggctTGAGAATACAGGCTAAATTAAAGGAAACAATTTCTCAGATTGGTTAACTAAGGCAAACGCTTTTTTGCTTGAGAATATAAGCAATGTATCGGCCAGCAAATACACCATCATCTTGCGTTACTTTGTGTCATGACAAAGTTACCGCAGGTGTCTTTCACATTCTAAATTGAGGCCAGGTTGCATGAGTCAGGTTTTACGGGTAGACAGTCTGCTGCAACAATGCCGGGCAGTGTTTATTGGTGCTCTTGGTAGAAATGCTTTCCTTGTTCACTGTATTTTGGGAAACACAGCCAGGCCTTGCTGCTGAGGATTCCTAACAAACAAGAACGTGTCAAGAGCCCTAAGAAGACTAAGTATAAAGAGACTTGTCAGCAAGGCTTAACCTAGGGTTTCCCACACTCACTGGAGCATGGAACATTGTTCTTTAAACAAGCCACTGCAGAACTAAGCCAGTTTGGGCAACTGAGTATGGTATAACTGAAATTTTACTAAAATgttcttggtttttttaaaaaaaaaaataccttgtgCAGAAATGTAGCAACTGTAAATTATTTTCCAACTGGTGTTTTCATAAACATTTAGTATAAATGGCCATTAAGAAGGTACAGTTATTGATGTTAAAATTAATCCAAGCACGTCCAGTTCCACAAGGCATGAACATTTGACCGAGTACTCCCTCTGTGCCAGGTATACTCCTGTtctaatttaatctttaaaatgagcTGGCAAAAGTCCGTAAACTGAAAGGTTAAGTTATGCATCACTAAGTGACAGCTGGGGATGGAACTCAAGTCAGTGACTTGAGGCGTGAATAAGTCAGAAGTGTCAGATGAATGCATAACATACCTTTATGAAGACCACGATGAGAAAACTTAAAAGTTACTATGGAATGCAATTGAAACTTTTATaaaaaaagactttcaaaatTCTGCAGGTCCATCTAAAATAGATGAATTAGATTTCCTAATGAATGATGGAGACACAAAATGTTTTAGACTCAGATAAAGAAAACCCAGCAGCTAAAGAAAAATTCCTTTACTTACAAACCCCACCCCCAACTAACccaagagcattttaaaaataattcaaaagtagTTGTCAAAAGATCTCCATCAATTCATCACTGATGGAATACGACAAAACTTACAGGAGTCGCAAGAATTCCAAactatacatttataaaaataataaaacatctgTCAATACGAACAGGAAGGCCCAGCTTCCTGCTCGGCAGTGTCTGTGTCTGGGTCCTGCTCTCCagcctccttctcctgctgctgcttcttccaCAGTTTGGCCATGGCCAGGAGCTTGAGGTTGGGTTGGTTGGCCGCATCTTCCGGAAAGATGTAATCATAGTATTCTTCCCAGCCTGCATCCGACTACAgggacaaagaaaaacagaagataagCTAACCTGTGGCTGAAATGCATTTTTCAGTTAAAGCAGAGAATTGTCACTGTAGAGCCCAGGGTTCATATTCAACTTATAATTATTATGCAAAACAGCATCAAGGCCTACTTTGAAAGTTCTACTTTCAAGGGCAGGCCCTGGAGACTGAGAGTGAGTACCTACTGCTGGGTGGGTGTTGTTGCAGCTGCTGCTCACTGAAAGCAACAGCGTGGTGGGAAAAGTGCTCCACAGCCAACCAGAAGATACGCAGTGTCCTCCACTCCACCTTGCAGCCCTGTGAGACTTTGAACTTCTAAAGATTTACTTGACTTTCACCTGGCAGTGAAGCCAGACCTGGGACTTggctccctgcctgcccctcccatGTCCAGTCGGCCACTGACTGCACTCCCCATGGGTGCGCTGTCCCAGATTCCAGCACCACCTCTCTGATACAACAGCCTCCCAAGAGACCCTCTCCAACCAAGCCCCCCACAATTCACCCACAGAGCTCTGGGGGCTTTCCTATGGCCCACAGAGCCTCCCCTGTATTAGTTCCCACCTAGAGGCTTCAGTGCCCTCCACCTCCTGTCTAATGCTCCAGAAACAACATGCTTCAGACAGTTCACGGAACCAGCAGCGCCAGGAGGACCCTCTGCCAGCCCTCCTCGGGGCTCCACCCTGTGTGGACCGCATACCCTGCCGTGTTCCCACAGCAGCCAGACTGTGACTggctccttccccagctgccGCCCCTGTTCTCAGGTTGTACACATACCACGCATTGTACACGCATTTCAAAGTCTTTGGCATTTCTGCTCGGCTGGCATGGAGGACCAGTGCTGCGGGCTCAGTCCTTACCCCATCGTCAGCCTGGACCTTTCTCCTCTTCTTGACCTTCTCGGGCATGAGTTTGTCCACTCTCTCCTTATCTGACGCTGTTCCAAATTCATCCTCAAAGCTTCGCCACGACTCCAGCAGCATGagcctctcttccttttcctcacaGTTTCTCATGGTTTTGTTAGCCTCTTCATAAATTTGTCTGCACTTTGCCAAACTTCCTTCTTTCCCTGAAGACAACTCAAACTGTGCAAAACTGATCCATACCTTAGAAAGAAATTACCAAACCAAATTAACCATGTCACCCAGAAACAATAACGTAATAATAAAGCTAATTTCTTGTTGACAACATCTGAACACACCTACTGTATTCATCGAGCAGTTGAAAGAATATAACATACTGACTAGCTGCTTCTATATAGTAATGGTGAAGAAGTCTGCTTTCATATTCAATTAAGTATCTGAAATAATCTTAATATcctgaaaaaagttttaatttttattcaacttACAATATCCAAGTTACTCACATGCAGTATAAATACTGGCCTGGTATATAAGCTTAACATTCCAAAGTCCTGAGATTCACAAGTTCTCTGTAAAAGGAAGCCacttaaaatatacttaaaaaaacactaaaatatagaaatacagtATTTCTTCCAGACTGCTGATTCGAGCAAAATCAAAGGTAGCCCACAAATCACAGGATACCTTGACGTGCTGTGTCCGCTGAAGCAATCGTCGGTAAAGATTTCGTGTTCTTTCCGTTTCTTCCTGCTCAATTTCAAAATCAATATATGATTTCCAAAGCACCTAAGACAGACAAATTCTTAGGTCAGTCTTGACATTTAAGAAGCAACATGCTCTTGTTTGAAGCACAGCCTACCATCTTAACCTAGAACATCCAGGAACCTAGAATTTTCTAAGGAACACACAGTATGTGGATACGATTAATGCTAGTATTTACGAGCTGGCCAATTGGCTAAGGGTCTACATTATGAGAAAAAAGACTTTGGATTTATTTccagattttcttttgaaatttcccAAATGCTGGACTTAACAAGAAGAGCAGAGAAACTTAACAAACCACCCAGCACTATTATAAACCTGCCACATACGAGGAACTTGTGTGGAGAAAATGGGCCTAGGTCAGTCAGCATATACTGTTTTTGCCGTCACTGTAAGTTCCCTGATATGTCTGAGTTCAACTCAACAAGCATCCAGGGGCCAGCTGCCCACTAGCTGGGTACAGCCTGTCAGGGCACAAGGACAAGAAAGATGTAGCCTGGACACCTGGGACCGCAGTCTGTGGGGTAGCTGAGGTCAACTCATGGGACCAGTGACCCAGAAAGCCCTGCCCAGTGCAGTCAGTAGGGCCTGGTAAACCGCTGAGTGCAGTCACCCCAGAGCAAGATTCGCAGAACACCTGAGAGAGCCTGGAGGTTCCTGAGAGGTTCACGTTGTCCAGGCTGCAGTTTGGCGCCACCTGGCGGCTCGAGCTTACCCAGTAGCTGGCCAGGCCAGGGTACTGGTGCCTCCAGGAACATCCTGATTTGGTGAGGGCCTAATTCAGGCAAATCTGTGCCAGAAGAACCCCTCCCCTGTACTTCACATGGCCTTGACTGCACTGCCCTGGCCACCCCCTTTAGCCTTCTGTTACAGAAAGACAGGAAGAGCCCACCTGTAAATTCCCAATTCATACTGGTGTCACTGGGGCAGGGCTGAGCTACCCGCTAGAGAGAGCTTCCTCCCCCCGCCTCTCTGTCTCTAAAACAGAAGTCCTGATGTTAGTGAAAGACTACAGGTGGTATCGTCTCTATGCTCCAAAAGGCACACACACTTAGATGGTTATCTAAGGTAATGCTGGGCAAGTGTCTGAAATAAAGCCATGGTCAACACGAGTACCTCACCTCTGGCATGTCCAAGCGTGGCTGACTAATGGCTAACTCGTAGATCGCCCGGGCTCGCTCAATATCGCCAAGGATTGTCTCTAATTCTGCAAATTTAATCCAAGAGGTACAGTTTTCTGGCCCAAATTCCAGGAACTTTTCATAAAGCTTCCGGCATCTGTCAAATTCTCGAAGCTGTAGCTCCAATTCTATGTAACCTTTAAATAATTTGTTCTTTGGACATTTGCCTATGGACGTTCCCTGGAAAAGAAGACACTGAGGTGATGCCTGAGTGGGTCTGACTTGTGCAGACATCCTTGACCTGGCCGAGAAGCTGTTACTCCACTGATCAAGAGCCTTGGTGCATCGATCCGGCGAACCACCCATTCCCTCTGCAGTACTGCACTGCTCTACTGGCTCCTGACAGAGGCCCAAAGAAAAGCTCCAGCTCACTCGGCTGTCAACTGGGCCTATTCAGTAAGAGGCGGGGTTCCTGAAGTGTTTGGAAAACTATTTTGAACCTCACCTAGATTCTCAGGATCTCTTATGGAATCCAGATGTCAGAGGAGAACACTTCCCATGATAAAGGGGTTATCAATGAACAAACCCTGCTGCCCACAGCCAGGGGCTTATCAGAAGGACAGCTGCATCTGATCCCATTGAGAAACTTCAGAATACTTGTCAAGGCGGAGGTGCATTTAATACACCAAAAATCTTGCATAGGATCAGACTACTAACAATTTAAGATCAAATCTCTCTAGCCACAGGAAAGATCTGGTTAACAGGTAGCTGTAACTGTCCATTGTTGACAACAGAATAATTTAAGGATTATCACTCAATCTTTTCTCTAAGGCCCAGCTTTCGAAAACATGTCTCAGGTTATAAAGGCACAGTATTTCTACTGCCTTCTTAGTGGGGGACTGGACAACCTGTAAACACTAAAATGTAAATTTCCTTCTCAAACGACTTAATGATGCATCATGATCCTTTATTTACTCACCAAAGCTCTTCTGGCAAATGGTaaatttttctgtcttatttcaaACTGTGCATATAGTAACCACATTTTGGCAAATGTGaactagaaaacaaaagcacaaaaacTCACTTAAATTAACACAAGGCCACAAGTGAATTTCCCTAAAGCTTCAGAGCTAGGACAGACATTTTCTCATTAGCTAAGCTGACAATATCTGACAGAAATCACCAAGAGTAATCTGGACACTTCACTGTGACGCAGGGCTCTCCAGCCCCCACTGAGGGGCAGCTTTGTGGGTGTGTGGTGAGCGGGCAGAACACGCCCCTCTGTTCCAGAAAGTAATTTGGTCAACATCGCTCGCTATCTCTAGTGTCAGGAAATAAAGCCAACTGCCCAGAGTGGGCAGAGACCACGTGTCCACTGCCCCCAGAACACCCGTGTTCCATGCCCGCGGACCTCCACGCGGGTGCCAGCAGCCTGCTGGCTGTCCCTGTGCACGCTGAGCACACCTGCTCAGCCTGTTCCCGTTACCATCCTCTCAGAATTTCTCCGTTAGTATCTCTATTAGTCACTGGTCACTTAAGGCTGTCCATTCAACTAGACTGGAAGCTGTTTTCAGAGGCAAAGAACATACCTTGTTCTTATTTATGTTTTCCAGGGTGCCTAGCACAGGGAAAGAGCTCATCAACAAATACGATTCCACGGGATTATTTCACAAGTAACAGATGGAGGATTTTCATGTGTTTAGAACAGAATGCTTACAGCAAACATACCTTTTTATGAGGAATGAGTTCCAAAGAGGCTTGGTAAACCTGTCTTGTCCTCTCAGGATCCTACATTAGGGTAAGAAATTTGCACAAAATATTCACATTCAATACTAACACTAATTTCACCATTACTAAAAAAAATGTACACCCCTGACACTGAGTATGTTTCCACAAGCTGTTATTTCCATTTACGATCAAAAGCGAACTAACTTTGGGCATCAAGCTTTGATCAAAGACCCGCCCTCAGCACTGAGCCAGCAAGGGAGAGCTTCTCAGTGGAGAGGCTTTCTTGTGTGACAGCAGGAACAAAGACGTTCTACAGGCTTCGTCCAACAGGATTCATCTTTTCCTATTAACTTACACACAACCAATTTCTGAAAATTCTACTTGGTTTAAGAGCAAGAATATGCAATCCAGCTGTGATCCCTAGTTATGAGAAAACCCTGGCAactataaataataaaactaaggGCTGGTTAATTGTTCCCTTTCAAGTGCCTCAaagtgtaaaaaattaaaaaaaacacatcaaaacTAAAAACCACCTCGCCTGTGTCCACAACAGGTATACAGAGTTTAAAACGTAGCAGAAAGAATGTAAATGGCTGCAGGGAAGCCTGTAAGAATGTACAGTGAAATTCCTGTGTGGTCAAGGCTCCACGGTATCAGTTCCCACCCGCGCCAGCCAGCTGCCCAGTGGAGCAGCCCTCCACTGCCAGGACCCACGCTGCACCTTGGCCTCCAGCTCCTCATAGAGGGCATAGTTGATCCACAAGTAGATGTATCGCTTCCAGTGTCTCTTCTCCTGCACAGGCGGCACGTTGGCGATAGCACGCTCGTACACTTCCCGCACCGTCTCGGCCTCTGCATCGCTCTCCACCAAGCGCAGGTAATCGAACCACGCATCGTAGTTGTGTGGGTTAGCCTGGAAACACCAGGTTGGATTAAACAGAAACCGAACCCAGAGCTGCACCTGCTGGACTAGGCAAGCTGACAGAAGACACCAGACTGACTTTCTATACTCCAGCAGCCTTTTTTCTAGACTTTATACTATTGAGAAATACCATTCTTGAgattttataaatagaaagggaaaaggagagagaagacagactGTTACCCAGGGGTTCCCCAGCAAAGCTCCTTTCACCTACAATAGCCTTTTTTGCTGGGGAGCATCCCAGTTTTTAAGCTGGGTTTccaaggtggcgctagcggtaaagaacctccctgccaatccgggacatgggttcaaaccctgggttgggaagatcccctggaggaaggcatggaaatccactccagtattcttgcctggagaatcccatggacagagaagcctggcgggctataatccatggggtcacacagttggactcaactgaagcgacttaacacacaatttttaagttttttaaaagaaggtatAAATGGAAAAATGACTTAGAGGCAAATGCATAAAAATTGATTAACaattggttttctgtttttgttttaaatgaagcAGCAATTGGTAATTTGAGCACAACTCTGTGCTGGGCGATGCCCTGCACACCTCTCCTCCACAGAACTGAAGGGAGCCGGGGCCCCGCCTTCCCGCCCCCTGGAAGCCACTGCACTTGGCAACTAAGGACCCCTGTCTGAGTCTGGCTCATGCGGGTGGGTGACACAGAGACGAAGGACAGGAGGAACTGGCTTGTGGAAGTGCTTTCCATTGGTGGGTTGATCATTCCCAGCCAGACTGAAATGTGACTGTCCCACCTTCTACTTTAGGACTCTCTGCAACTGGCCTGATTCCTGCCCACTTTCCAAGCCTCCTCCTCCAGCTTCCTACTGATTCTGCAAAGCTCCCAGTATCTATAGCCATGAAAACAGACATCTGTTCTCCTAAGTGTGTTTATGGATGTGACTCTGTCTCTGCctagatttaaaaattataatgggACTGTACCATTTTCACAACGGCAGAACCTGCCTTctcatttaataataatatatcttgGACATATTTCGCTGACCTCATCTACCACCACTTAGTCCTTTGTTTGGCGCTATCTTAATTAATTTGACCagccagaaatattttaaaatacacaacaaAACAATAAAGGCAAACACTACTACCGCTGAATTCAAATCAAAACAGCATGTTACAGAGAGAGATGAGGATGGAACTATAACTACAATAGTCTTGCTCAGGCAGTTAAACTAAAGGGTAATGTATAAAAATGGTTTTTTTAGGTCAATCTCTGACTCTTCCATCTTCTTTAAACAATGAGCTCAAACGGGTTCCAAATTTCCTTTGCTCAAGTTCTTTGTGTCCAGTTAGCTGCCAATACCATGACTTCCGACACCCGTGTGGCAGAGCAAGTCCAAGTGCTGTCTGCTTGCCTTTTCCACCTGCCCGTTTACCTCCCCCTTCTGGGGTGACTGCCAGTTTACTGCAGACACAGGGTGGTCCAGCGGTGCCGCCCCGCGACACTCACCTTCACCTCCTCCTCGTACTGGAACCTCCGCTTGCTCACAATGATGTCTTCGATGCCCCGCCTGTCACCAAACTTCTTCTCAAAGatagtataatttttaaagagttcCTGGGCCTCCTGCTTCGAAATTCGATCCAGGGCATACTTGTAGATCACTCGCACCCTCTCAAACTGAAAGCAGACAGGATGGTTACTCTTCCAGAACACAGCACTCTTGTTCTAGCCACAAGACGGAAAGCGACCCTGACATAAAACATGACCTGTAAGTTAGACTGTGAGGCCTCAAAGTGTCCAAAGTATGGTTTTCCCTCTCCCTTTTGTTGAGGTACTTCGGTCAGGATGGACAGATACTCTGAGCCCCACATTTAAGTCTACCTAATCTGCCAGCAAGGACATTGTACTTGCATCTCGGACTCACCCGAGTCCCGCCTAGCTGGGTTGTTGTCAAGACTCCCCATGCCGGTCTTGATCACGCACCTGCTCAGCCAGGGCCCtcccgcccacccccccccccgactCCTCTCTCCCCTGCACCCCCACACTCCCTGCTTCCACAGTCCACCTTTTCTACCTCCTCAATTCAGCCCTCCACTTCTCCCCAGGTCCCTGCCGGCCCACCTCCATTTCTCTGTGGACCATGTGAAAAGCCCCCATCCCACTTCTGCCGCCCTCCCCCATACGCTCCCTACGAAGCAGCCACAGGCCCACCTCACGGCACACAGACAACATCCAACCACTTGCTGCTTAAGACCCTCCACGCTTCCCACCGGCCTGAGGACAGAACCTGAACTCACCCCTGAGACCTGTGCAAGACCCCGCACTCAGACCCCAGCACGTGGCACTCCCCATCCCCGATTATCTGAGCTACGTGAAGGGACTATTTCCTACACATACTACGGGAGAACACAACTGACTTAATTGTGGGGCCATCTTTGTTTCCATTTCAAATTCTGTTCTCAGTACTGAGGGCTCTAGGCCTTTTGTTTCCCAGGCTCATGACTTGTAAAGCCCTTTAATCAGAGCCTAAATGACTAAACTAAATGACTCTTAGTTTGTAGATAATATTCTCATTCTagatttaaagatttattttcaagTAGAGCACACAAAATTAAGACAGTTGTAATACAATCTATAATCACTCCCAACCTACAGGTTAGTGACGTGCACTGTTTTCCTTGAGAAATCATGTTTTCGTATTTTGAAATTATCTTCTCCAAGGATAAGTTAAGAAACTGTAAATGAACTCAACGTGCACAAGAAGTCGTTTTTCTCTTTTGCAACATAATCGAGTTCCTTTAAGTTTACCTACTTCTTTCTGATTTTCCTCAAATTTGGCAAAGGCAACATAAAGGTGTTCGTCCATATGTTCGTCCCCGAAGAATTCGACAGCCCTCTCATACACTTTCCGTGCATGGGCAAA
This region includes:
- the CRNKL1 gene encoding crooked neck-like protein 1; this encodes MAASTAAGKQRIPKVAKVKNKAPAEVQITAEQLLREAKERELELLPPPPQQKITDEEELNDYKLRKRKTFEDNIRKNRTVISNWIKYAQWEESLKEIQRARSIYERALDVDYRNITLWLKYAEMEMKNRQVNHARNIWDRAITTLPRVNQFWYKYTYMEEMLGNIAGARQVFERWMEWRPEEQAWHSYINFELRYKEVDRARTIYERFVLVHPDVKNWIKYARFEEKHGYFAHARKVYERAVEFFGDEHMDEHLYVAFAKFEENQKEFERVRVIYKYALDRISKQEAQELFKNYTIFEKKFGDRRGIEDIIVSKRRFQYEEEVKANPHNYDAWFDYLRLVESDAEAETVREVYERAIANVPPVQEKRHWKRYIYLWINYALYEELEAKDPERTRQVYQASLELIPHKKFTFAKMWLLYAQFEIRQKNLPFARRALGTSIGKCPKNKLFKGYIELELQLREFDRCRKLYEKFLEFGPENCTSWIKFAELETILGDIERARAIYELAISQPRLDMPEVLWKSYIDFEIEQEETERTRNLYRRLLQRTQHVKVWISFAQFELSSGKEGSLAKCRQIYEEANKTMRNCEEKEERLMLLESWRSFEDEFGTASDKERVDKLMPEKVKKRRKVQADDGSDAGWEEYYDYIFPEDAANQPNLKLLAMAKLWKKQQQEKEAGEQDPDTDTAEQEAGPSCSY